In Microbacterium sp. AB, a single genomic region encodes these proteins:
- the glmU gene encoding bifunctional UDP-N-acetylglucosamine diphosphorylase/glucosamine-1-phosphate N-acetyltransferase GlmU, producing MTQSDLAIVILAAGQGTRMKSKVPKVLHRIGGRPLVGHVLHTAQQLDALVTRVVVRHERDRVVEAIADFPGVEPVDQDDVPGTGRAVQVAVESLPDGFAGDVLVLSGDVPLLDAGTLASLIEAHRTSGAEATLLSATLDDPTGYGRVVRDPDGAVARIVEQKDATPDEAAVSEINAGVYVFRAPSLRAQLARIGTDNAQGEMYLTDVVRLLREAGSSVAASVAPDARIALGVNDRVQLSDAAAILNARIVRRWQLEGATVLDPSTTWIDDTASLAPDVTVLPNTFVLGATSVAEGATIGPETSLVDCEVGEGAIVRRTDATLAVIGAGATVGPFAFLRPGAELARDAKVGTFVEVKNSRVGEGSKVPHLSYVGDTTIGRGVNLGAGAITANYDDVAKHRTEIGDDVHTGSHNVFVAPVRLGDGAKTGAGAVIRKDVPAGALALSVAPQRNIPGWVETNRAGTAAAEAAAKSRSVEKAADGAHEEDH from the coding sequence GTGACACAGAGCGACTTGGCGATCGTGATCCTGGCCGCGGGCCAGGGCACGCGGATGAAGTCGAAGGTCCCCAAGGTGCTGCACCGGATCGGCGGGCGTCCGCTCGTCGGCCATGTGCTTCACACGGCGCAGCAGCTCGACGCGCTCGTCACACGCGTCGTGGTGCGCCACGAGCGTGATCGGGTCGTCGAGGCGATCGCCGACTTCCCCGGCGTCGAACCCGTCGACCAGGACGACGTCCCGGGCACGGGTCGTGCCGTGCAGGTCGCCGTCGAGTCGCTCCCCGACGGCTTCGCGGGCGACGTGCTCGTGCTGAGCGGCGACGTCCCGCTCCTCGACGCCGGCACCCTCGCATCGCTCATCGAGGCGCACCGGACCTCGGGCGCGGAGGCGACCCTGCTGAGCGCGACGCTCGACGACCCCACCGGCTACGGGCGCGTCGTCCGCGATCCGGACGGGGCCGTGGCGCGGATCGTGGAGCAGAAGGACGCCACGCCCGACGAGGCCGCCGTGTCCGAGATCAACGCCGGCGTCTACGTCTTCCGCGCCCCGTCGCTCCGCGCCCAGCTGGCGCGCATCGGAACGGACAACGCGCAGGGCGAGATGTATCTGACCGACGTCGTCCGGCTGCTGCGCGAAGCGGGCTCGAGCGTCGCGGCGAGCGTCGCCCCGGACGCGCGCATCGCCCTGGGCGTCAACGACAGGGTGCAGCTCTCGGACGCGGCGGCGATCCTGAACGCCCGCATCGTGCGCCGGTGGCAGCTCGAGGGGGCGACCGTCCTCGACCCCTCCACGACGTGGATCGACGACACGGCGTCTCTCGCCCCCGACGTGACCGTGCTGCCGAACACCTTCGTCCTCGGCGCCACGAGCGTCGCGGAGGGAGCGACGATCGGGCCCGAGACGTCCCTCGTCGACTGCGAGGTGGGGGAGGGCGCGATCGTCCGCCGCACCGACGCCACGCTCGCCGTCATCGGAGCGGGCGCGACCGTGGGGCCGTTCGCGTTCCTCCGTCCCGGGGCGGAGCTGGCGCGCGATGCGAAGGTCGGGACCTTCGTCGAGGTCAAGAACTCGCGCGTCGGCGAAGGCAGCAAGGTCCCGCATCTCTCGTACGTGGGCGACACGACGATCGGTCGCGGCGTGAACCTCGGCGCCGGCGCCATCACGGCGAACTACGACGACGTCGCCAAGCATCGCACGGAGATCGGCGACGATGTCCACACCGGCTCGCACAACGTGTTCGTCGCCCCGGTTAGACTGGGCGACGGCGCGAAGACGGGAGCGGGCGCGGTCATCCGGAAGGATGTCCCGGCCGGCGCTCTCGCGTTGAGCGTGGCACCCCAGCGGAACATCCCGGGGTGGGTCGAGACGAACAGGGCGGGAACCGCGGCGGCAGAAGCGGCGGCGAAGTCCCGATCGGTGGAGAAAGCAGCCGATGGCGCGCACGAAGAAGACCATTGA
- a CDS encoding MarR family winged helix-turn-helix transcriptional regulator, giving the protein MTADTDEVDRIVGAWTTQRPDLEFSPMEVLSRVDRLSRRLDRARREAFSRTDIEPWEWDVLSALRRAGAPYQLSPKQLLLQTLVSSGTMTNRIDRLVSRGFVRRESDPGDGRSVLVTLTEDGRVRVDAAITRLMDAEVKLLGRLSPAERSRLATLLRRLSLSFDDAS; this is encoded by the coding sequence ATGACCGCGGATACCGACGAAGTCGACCGGATCGTCGGCGCCTGGACGACGCAGCGTCCCGATCTCGAGTTCTCGCCGATGGAGGTGCTCTCGCGCGTCGACCGCCTCTCGCGGCGTCTCGATCGCGCACGGCGCGAGGCGTTCAGCCGCACCGACATCGAGCCGTGGGAGTGGGACGTGCTCTCGGCGCTGCGCCGAGCGGGCGCGCCGTATCAGCTCAGCCCCAAGCAGCTGCTGCTGCAGACCCTCGTGTCCAGCGGCACGATGACCAACCGCATCGACCGTCTCGTCTCTCGCGGGTTCGTGCGCCGGGAGTCGGATCCGGGCGACGGGCGCAGCGTCCTCGTGACCCTCACGGAGGACGGCCGGGTGCGCGTCGACGCCGCCATCACGCGGCTCATGGACGCCGAGGTGAAGCTGCTGGGACGCCTCTCCCCGGCCGAGCGGTCGCGCCTGGCCACCCTGCTGCGCCGTCTCAGCCTGAGCTTCGACGACGCGAGCTGA
- a CDS encoding ribose-phosphate diphosphokinase, whose protein sequence is MARTKKTIDLDLERGIAPGVVTKTKKRLVVAAGRSHPELAGAVAEQLSIRLAPTEHRTFASGEIYTRFEVSMRGTDVFLIQSFGQDVNENLMELLIMLDALKRASAKRVTVVLPYYPYSRQDKKGRGREPISARLVTDLIATAGADRIMSVDLHASQIQGFFNGPVDHLFAKPVLLGHFQETLSPEERETLTVVSPDMGRVRVADTWSDSLNAPLAIIHKRRDPKVANQVSVHEIVGQVAGRTCLLVDDMIDTAGTIVKAAQALKDNGAEKVIVGATHAILSDPAVERLQDDSIDRVVVTDTVPIPAERRFEKLTVLSTAPLLARAIREVFDDGSVTSMFDGAA, encoded by the coding sequence ATGGCGCGCACGAAGAAGACCATTGACCTCGACCTCGAACGGGGCATCGCCCCGGGAGTCGTCACGAAGACGAAGAAGCGCCTGGTGGTGGCGGCCGGTCGTTCGCACCCGGAGCTCGCCGGAGCCGTCGCCGAGCAGCTGAGCATCCGGCTGGCCCCGACGGAGCACAGGACCTTCGCCTCGGGCGAGATCTACACGCGCTTCGAGGTCTCCATGCGGGGAACGGACGTGTTCCTCATCCAGTCGTTCGGCCAGGACGTCAACGAGAACCTCATGGAGCTGCTGATCATGCTGGATGCGCTCAAGCGCGCATCCGCCAAGCGCGTGACGGTCGTGCTCCCGTACTATCCCTACTCTCGTCAGGACAAGAAGGGGCGCGGACGCGAGCCGATCTCGGCCCGCCTCGTCACCGACCTGATCGCGACGGCCGGCGCCGACCGCATCATGAGCGTCGACCTGCACGCGTCGCAGATCCAGGGCTTCTTCAACGGGCCCGTCGACCACCTGTTCGCGAAGCCGGTCCTGCTCGGCCACTTCCAGGAGACCCTGTCGCCGGAGGAGCGCGAGACGCTCACCGTCGTCTCGCCCGACATGGGCCGGGTCCGCGTCGCCGACACCTGGTCGGACAGCCTCAACGCGCCGCTCGCGATCATCCACAAGCGTCGCGACCCGAAGGTCGCCAACCAGGTGTCGGTGCACGAGATCGTCGGTCAGGTCGCGGGGCGCACCTGCCTGCTCGTCGACGACATGATCGACACCGCCGGCACGATCGTGAAGGCGGCCCAGGCGCTCAAGGACAACGGGGCCGAGAAGGTCATCGTCGGCGCCACGCACGCGATCCTCAGCGACCCCGCGGTGGAGCGCCTGCAGGACGACTCGATCGACCGCGTCGTCGTGACCGACACCGTGCCGATCCCCGCCGAACGCCGGTTCGAGAAGCTCACGGTCCTCTCCACAGCGCCGCTGCTCGCGCGAGCCATCCGCGAGGTCTTCGACGACGGCTCCGTGACGAGCATGTTCGACGGCGCGGCGTGA
- a CDS encoding TetR/AcrR family transcriptional regulator: protein MTEEDARERILAAAEELYYRKGFAAVGMDELRSLAGVSLRRLYGVFPSKDDIVAAVLARKHDEWERTLTGRVEAVGSGARERLLAVYSYLEEWFCDDGFRGCAFINAFGELGGTHPEVARIVRAHKASFQQYMAMLVGEIGADAALAAQLSILAEGAQSTAAISADPAVARQARAAAEVLIEHALTNA, encoded by the coding sequence ATGACGGAAGAAGACGCGCGGGAGCGGATCCTCGCGGCCGCCGAGGAGCTCTACTATCGCAAGGGGTTCGCGGCCGTGGGGATGGACGAGCTCCGCTCGCTCGCGGGCGTGTCGCTTCGCCGGCTCTACGGCGTGTTCCCCTCGAAGGACGACATCGTCGCGGCGGTGCTCGCGCGCAAGCACGACGAGTGGGAGCGGACGTTGACCGGGCGCGTGGAGGCCGTGGGGTCCGGGGCGCGCGAACGTCTGCTGGCCGTGTACTCCTACCTCGAGGAGTGGTTCTGCGACGACGGCTTCCGCGGCTGCGCGTTCATCAACGCCTTCGGCGAGCTCGGCGGCACGCACCCGGAGGTCGCGCGGATCGTGCGCGCGCACAAGGCGTCCTTCCAGCAGTACATGGCGATGCTCGTCGGGGAGATCGGAGCCGACGCCGCGCTCGCCGCCCAGCTCTCCATCCTCGCCGAAGGAGCGCAGAGCACAGCCGCCATCAGCGCGGATCCGGCCGTCGCGCGGCAGGCGAGGGCGGCCGCCGAGGTGCTCATCGAGCACGCCCTGACGAACGCCTGA